In the genome of Hevea brasiliensis isolate MT/VB/25A 57/8 chromosome 14, ASM3005281v1, whole genome shotgun sequence, the window CAGGGAGAGATCTCACAGGTCGAGTTGCAACCTGTAAACCCAACCCGACTAGATCTTGATTTATCCAACACAAAAAAATTTTATtgtatttcaataaaatcaaaattttacgaattaaaatctgaaaaacatatatggaaaatttaagaaaaattccaAAGCAATTCTAGAAATTTTTTGACaggaagaaaaattaattttgggaagaataatatatttattatactatttaaacataaaattaagGGACTAAGCtttaagttttgccaaatttcatggactaaattgcttggttttgaAAATATAAGAGCTATGTTATAGGTTTCACCAAACCttaaggactaaattataatttaccgaATTCTAATTTGAGTATTGGATAAAATTTCTTTGATTTTGAGAGGCTTGGTTTAATTGTCGAAAATTAAAAAGTTTGAATAAAATGAGCAACAAATGTAAATGTTTGGATTTATTCTATTAATAAACTTAAAACCATGCTTGAATCACTAGTAAGGGTATGATCATATTATAATCAAACTATACCTATTATTCTCTAGCCTAAATGTACCTCGTTTGCAAAAAACGCGCAAAGAATTGCTTTAAGAAATCAGTTGAGAGATGGGGCCACCAGTAGATAGCCAGAACACTAAAAATCCACAGAAAATTACTTCCTTGCTATCTAGCCCTTGATATTCTTAAGTGCAGTTCCTAGAGAGAAGATGGATAGAAAAATCATGTTCATTTTTTTGCAGTAttttttcatattaatttttCTCTCCCCTTATCTGataaagttttatttaatttagagTTCTAAACTCTTTAAGATCTTATCATATTATTACACTATAAATATAATTACTGTGCAATATATTCATATTCTCTGATATGAACTTTGCTGTCTACTAAGGATGCTGGGTAAACCATAAAGAAACAAAACAAATATCCACAACAATAAAATTTACATGGTTCACTCTCTGAACATAGAGCTATGGGCATTGCCATCTTCTAGTATCTTCAAATAAATCATACAATTACAAGCTTAAAGCTATTTGCCCATAAATCAAATTTTATGTTACAACTACTCATAATAAATACATTTGTTAATCTTGTGAGACCCTCGAACCTAGTTTAGCATCATTTTCCTATAATACTACCACGATGCTAGGATATTAACGCGACAAAAAGTGAAAGAAAGAAGTCACCGCCCAGGTAATAACTAGGAAAAATTCATAAGGGATATGGGTGGCAACTCACCCATTGCAGAGGTCCACTACCCTTCTTTTACTATGGGCCCAATGGTCTAGGTTCAAGATAGTGGGTGCAAGAGAGGGAAGCTATTAGGCACTTTCTCCGCCTAAGCTTACCTTAGAACAAGGGTCAAATTTTACTAATGATTTCTAAAGTCtgtcttattattttttttttagttaagttcttatttatacatttatGCAAGTCTAAAGTTATATACACAATTAATTCAAATAAATCAATCATGTACACCACAAGTAATTCCTAACATGCCAAGTTGCTAATTTAGTAATATTACTCTTTTACCAACTTACCCTGCATGCATATTTAACTAAGTTAATTACGTATAAATCCATTTTCACACATATTACAaggaaaaaagaattaaataaccaAAGTCTAACATGCATATTATCTTTTATTAAGTCAAGTTACCTTATATATACTTTATCTAGTTCAATTATGCTTGTAGGGAACCTAAACATGCATTATCACTAAGTTAAATATGCGTAAGGATTTTTATCATATTAAATCAGATTTTAacttaccaagttaacctaaattcacataattttaatttctaaacaATTTACATGCCATGGTGACATTCAAAGGTAAAAATTAAACCAtagaaaaagaaagaataaaaataaaccaAAAACTAAACAAAAGGGGAGGAGAATTGAAATTAATCCATAAACCAAATTAAAAGGCccttttgataaaaataaatctacACTATTACATGGCTTTTTAGCCTCATGCAAGAGGCCTTAACTCTTATGCAGTCTTTTTGCTCCAATTTTCAATTTATGCCTTCAAGCTCTACTCCATTTTTTCTTTTGACCATATTTGATCTCCTTTTGTTTGCTTTGgttccttttaaaatttctttggaTCCATTCATGCCTTGTTTAACATTTTCATACTCAAAAGAACAAAATATTAAAGCAAGAAGAACAAAACCAAAATTTAAGGCctaaaattaatgaaacttgtttGAAATCTTATATCTCAATTTTGGGACATCAATCCCAATTTCTCCCATCCGATATTCTAAAGTTATCAAAAGACAAACATCAAACTCATGTacaataaaataaacaaaatcaaaacaagaaaaaaataaatgcaatAAAGTATTAGGAACAAAACAAAAATGGGAATCACAATGTAATGTATGGGTCATCACTTTGTGTTCACATctaaaattaaccaaaataagaaaacaaatcaATTTTACAAGAAATGCTCCAAAATTTACAAGAATCTAGTTAACATTTCATATTAGCAAATAGGAAAATAAATCAATCACAAACATGCATGAGTTAATGTACAATGagacaataaaaataaaagatacaCTACCAAAAACTGATTGGATCAATAATTGTATATTAATTTCTAAATAGTAAAccttaataaaaatttatgaaatttaattatGTTATACCTAACATGTCATGTTAAAGAAATTCAGTAATATATGTTCAGATCAATAGAAATTAACATGCCATATGCGAAGACATAGCCCATCAACCAAATCAAATTTATATACATAAAAAAactaaggctattgcaaaacgaAAGACATGAGGTTAATGCTGACTTCCTAACAAATAAGTTAGAAGAAATACACACCgaaaaaaaagacaaaatgaaaaaagaaaaatatgtaCCCAAGGCTAAAAAATTGACTCACAATATCATATTTCAATACATAAAGAAAAGCATAGATTGTCCAATCAAATATACAATGTAATTGTTTTTTAATTCTTAGATTAAACGTCCCTTAGATCAGTCAAGAATACCTTCAAATGATGGAAATATGTCTAGGAGCAATGGAGATATGATTTTGGTCAATTGGGCATCTAGAATGAACCTAAATCTAAAATCAACTAAGGTAATTTTCGCGTAATAATGGACAATTGTGGCTCTAATGGCATAAAAGACAATTTTCTAATAAATTTAGAATCTTCTAAAGTGCTATAGTAgattatgttttaattttttttcctcttttaggTGATCTGGGTAGCTATttatagccaaaaaaaaaaaatcttaaagctTATCTAAATTCaacaaaaaaatcaatttaaaaaaataattaaaataaatgggAAATAATTATCTATCTAACCAATCAATTATGAGGGATAATTatctcttaaataatttcaaaattctatttaaaataaataaatatataaattgggggtaattattcCTCTAACCCACTGGTTATGAGAGATAATTATCCCTCAAAGatatacattttttttattttttcatttttatcttaaaaaataattacgaAAAAAAGAAGTTTTAAAAAGTCCATTGAAAGCTCACttttacattataattaaaatttaataaatttaataggtttgaatatttaattaaactcattaattatttattaggctcacatgaagtattaaaaatattaaattaagcctaattaaataatttgggCTTTTAGGCTAttccaataattaaaaaaaaaaaacctttttatcCTTTCAATTAGCaaaccaaaataaaaaaaaaaatattcctgTCATTATAAAATCTCCTGAGTGCTTTAAGATTCCTCATCATCCTGTAGTATTTCATTATAGGGCTCCTCACTGCTTTTACAAATCATGCATTCTAAGGGTCAAAAAATAGGTGTTTACAAATCCCTCTCATTTTCCTTTAGCAAAACATactcaatatatttactactttaactaTATCATACGCCACAAAGGATATCTTCAACTAGATGGGCAATAGCCCTTGTATCAATGAATAATAATTCCTTCCTCTTAAATTTTATGTTCTTTCTCCACCTTAGGATGAAGCCTCTCCTTCTTTGTGCAAAAACTACTATCTTTAATGGGCAAATGCCAAATAGCTTCTCCACAGTCTCCTCTTTATAATGTTAGTCACATCAATCCTAATCTTTTTAGGAATTCAACTATATAGAAAATAATTCTCCATCCTTTTGAGAAATATTTTTTTCACTCTAATTAGGAAAATGTCTCTCGAAATCCTACTATGATTATGACTTATGAGTCACAAATCTAATTACAATCTATAGCTTAACTCAAAATCCATCAACAATTGCATAACTTGAATTCTTAGGTGTCATCAAATCTCTGTTCTTAATCTTGAACCATTCAAATTTCAACTCTTCAATCTTCATcttggatgtagcttgattctttcTTCAAAAGATCCTCGCAACATCAATTTTGCATCAGGAATTCTACCTTAATTTTAACTCTTCACCACCTTGAGCTTGCATCACCATGTTTTGACACCGACACAGACTTATTGCAGTAGCTCCATCTTCAACTAAACTCACCAATATCATTCCCAGCTTTGATACTATTTATAGTACACTTCAGAAGCTTGCAAACCATAAAAAAGGCAAACAtccaaaataataaaatttacatGGTTTATCATCTCAACATGCGGCTACATTCACGAACATGTCATCTTATTCTATCTTTAAATAAATCATAGAACTACAAGCACAAAGCTATCTACCTATAAACTCAATTTTACACCTAGGAAAACCCTTAAATAAAACTATTCATAGTAAATTTATTGGTTAGTCCCTCTTATTCTCCTTTAGACATAACCAAATATATTTACTGCTTTAACCATATCATAGATCACAAAAAATATCTTCAACTACATGGGCAATAGCCCCAGTTCAATGAACAAAAATTTCTTCCACTTGAATTATATGTCTTTTCTCCTCCTTGGGCTGAAGCCTCTCCTTTCATGGGCAAAAACCACTCTTCTggcaaaagccaaataacctCTCTACAATGCTCATATTTATAATGTTATTCCTCTCAACCCAATTCTAATTAGTAATCCAACTTAATTTCGAAATACACTATAATAGAAGTACTATTTTGTATAGGAAATAATCCACCACTATATTGAAGAATATTTCTCCTACTTTAATTAGAAAAACATCTCTCCAAATTTTACTAAAATTATGAGTCACAAATCTAACTGACCTAAATTGGATTGGCCCATCATGGGAGAACCCTGGTTATTACTAAAAAAATCAATAACAAGAAATATGAGTCCGCAAGTTTTTTGCACACTATACCACTTACAACCCTACAACTTGCAATTtgtaattttatgaaattaattatttaactcAAACCTGTTATTAGTAATAATTTTCACTATACAAATGATAAAACTTACAGttatataatttctttatttttaaactacataaaaaatataatacaatgaTGGAGTTTAAATCTTTGAGCCCATGCATTATCAATTACTCAATCACTATATtaatatttcaaaatttattcattttattatttGTAATAGTAGCAACAACTCAACAACCTTATTATTTTGGCAACATACAGAAACTCCACCAACTAATTAAGTTTTCTTGTTGGGTTCAAACACGTACTTAATGAGGGAGTCTTTAATGTGCAATATCTCAGGAAACTCTTTCTTCAACTTAGATGCATCCAATTGATTGTTGCAGCGGGAGGCAACAATAACTTTTGCTTGTTCTTCCACTGTGAAATTAACCCACTTGAAATTTGGATCCACATAAATCTTGTACATCTCCAAAATCTCATTGTGACTCACTACGCCTGGGTTTGTGAAGTTCCATATTCCTGTTAGGTTCTTCTTCGCCATCTCAATTGAAATGGGAATGAGTTCGTCCAAGATACTCATGCTGTTTGGAATGTTAACAACTCTTTTGTATGCTCTAATCTTAAAGATGAAGTTGCGAGGATTGTCCAGATCTGATGATATTGGCATTCTGAGTCTAAGGTTGCAAACATTGTCATATTCTCTCATAAGCACATCAACCTTGCACAAAAATATTCAGGACATTTATAAGTTATGCATCCAAACTAACCAATACCATGTAATAATTCCTCAAAATCTTGAGTaagcttttttttcttttttctttagctttttttctttttttctttctctttgaactaaagtgaaaaaaataaataaataaaagttaaggCAAAATTACTTTTTCCCTCTCAGTATTACGCCATAATTAAAACTTGAGTTTCAATATTTTAAAAAACAGATGAAAACATctctaaattttgattcaatcatacacttttgtttatttttctcaACTTTTATTATTGATGATAAGTAAAAACAATTTAATATCCctcaaaaataaattattatttcatcTTTAAATTTTATCATTATGAACACTTGTCTTTGAGTTTTTTACTATTATGAACACTTTCATCTTTGAGTTTTTACCATTATTAACGCTTTTGTCCCTTTTTTACCACCTTTTAATTCGTTGACTAAGGTTATATTGACAAAAATGATGGATAAACAAAAGAAATCAAAACTTAAGGAAGTTTTCCAAGGGTGGagccaaaaaattatttttgggAGAGCTAATATTATTGATTTAGTACATTATTTATTTATACTTATTCTCTATATATTTCTTATTTATGGTATATTTTGAAAGGTTAATAGTATATATTCAAAAATATCATAATAGAGTGTAATTAagctataattttttaataatgttaatacttcagaaaatttttgaatatataatgaaaataaataattcCAATATTTTGCATACTTAtatcttaataaaataatataataatttttttggaggccaatagttaaaataaaataattttgtctAACATAAATTAATCTCTCTCTCTttatctctctctatatatatacagGGAAAAATTAAAAAGGGTTAGGGGGGCCGAGGCTCCCCCAGTCCCCCCCCTCCCTCTGCCCATGACGTTTTCATCTATTTTTTAAAGTGGAAGGACTCAAGTGTCAATTATGGCATAACACGGGgatgaaatagtaatttaccttcaAAAGTTAAGAATGCACATACCATGGCTTTGGTTAAAGAAAAGAAAGAGCCAGAGTAATTGGATATCTCTTCTTCAGTGAACCCTATACCTGACCCTAAAGGATGAGAATCATCATAGTAAAAAATACAACCACTTGTATAGTTGATCATTAGAAGATTATGCTGTTTGCAAACATCAGCCAATGTTAGAGCACCAACAACATTGCTGCGAATCGTCTCTAACTTGTGAAATTCACACCAATCCACATTGGGTCTACCAGTGACTCCAGCAGCATTGAACACATGAGTTGGGCTAACAGCTTGAATATCATCCAAGATCTCTGATCTGTTCTCTAATCGACCTTTTCCATAACTGAAAGGTATTCCCTGCTTCTCGCACAGCTTTCCAAGCATTCCTCCTATCCAACCTGTTCCTCcgtaaatcaaaaatttcagaggtggtttctgtccttcAGAGGTGTTGGTTTTTGGAACTTCTGCTGCCATTATTCTGCCAAATGATCACATCAAGTGAATGTTGTTatgaacaaattaattaattaattaattaaattggtaGGATCAAGTTCTAACAATTAACGTGACAAAAACTAACTTATTTAGATTGATCCGAATAACTCAATTTTTGactcaaaaattaaataaataaaaattaattattttagaaaaataatattttaatctgAAATGACCCCCAACTAGCAAATCAATCTAAATCTAACTTGAAATCATTTTCTAAAGCAGTTACTTACTTGAGTTTTGCAGCAGATAGAAtaatacaagaagaaagaagagtgatTGGAGAGGTGCGGAAGAATGGCAACCAAAGTGTGATATTTATAAAGGAGGAAATTGAGTCGAGGCCGCCAAATACTGTACAAGTCATTTTAAATGTCATCTTTTTCCAGGGGAATTCagcttttgagtttttttttttttcaatacaaTTAATTTTGATTACGACTAACGATTTCAATAGTTTATTGATTCTGAGTTATTCAATATATTTGTAAAATAGAAAGGATTTCAATATTTTTAATGAAGTTGTGGATTTattcattaaaatataaattttgaatcAGATTAAATCACTAAtcaataatttttgaatttttttttaaaatataatttttaaatattttattctttaattaataAGTACACAAAATGAATATAAAAGTTTCTAATCCAAAATATACAGCTTTTTAAGCAGTAtagtttatgcttcctcactattttattattattttagaacattattaatattttaaatatttatttttaattatataatattttatttatttttgttaaatgcaaacgaaaaagattaaataattctAAAATCAGGTTTTAATCTAAATAAGGATAGAACTTTTTAATTAAGGTCTAATAgacctttttttaaaaaatcaaaatatcattttttttatttttttaataataaaatattaaaataataattttagtactaatatttttttattatattccttaatgtctttaatttattttaattaaaaataataaataagttttaatatttaaattttaaaaaaataatattttattaaataataatttatttattcttaTTTAAAAAGTACATGAATTTATTTTGTCGATTCATTAGCAAAGCAGGGTTTGACTAGGTCCGAAGATTTTGTAACATGTTTATAATTGTTATGAGATTCTAGATTTTGTTTTGCTGATGAGTCTACCTTGCCGACGGCTCAAGGGGCCCGCCCTGTTTTGCATTGCGTGCTGGGCTTTTTCGTGGTGGTCAATTTGTATTTTAGCTCCTTTGTTTGGCCATGCTCTTGGGTTCTGAGTTTTGCCGGAGAGCCATATTTGCGTTGCTGATATGCAGTTTTTGATTATTTTGTTTGCACTTTTTGTTTCTaagaattattttgttttaagttCTGTTATTAGGTGCTCAATTTTTGATTAGCAGGAGCATCCTTTTGTTAACTTTctgaactattttttttttttagattttttcaTTTAGTATTCATTGTCTTAAGTTGGGTATAATGAATAGATCGACTAGTCAAGTTTAGTTGGATGACGAATGTTAAATTTTcctacatattttaataaaaataaagttcatataaaaaaattagatttattttgctcaaaacttaattttaaatttatttatctcTTAATTGTATATAATTGAATATAAGGGGAGAGTGATCAAAGACGATCCAAACTTTCAATGGCATTCCTATCATTTCTGACGGCCAGCTTTGAAGTCCCTAGGACAAGAGCTCTCTTTCCCAACCAACTTCACCCCAAATAGCGGCGGATGAGACATTAAACAATGTTACAAACAACACAAAATTaatacaaattaattttttaaaaggtaGATgtagaaataattaatttttggttgaattatataaattgttaaattatttttttattaaatgctTAACTTTATtagctatttaaatttaaattattttatattttatggaaATTAAAACATTTTACGAATTTTTTACATCATTATATgaccattttatttaatttttaatatagccCATAATATGAACTTTATTCTTTTTTCTGTCAATGAACGATAATATGTTCATGAAATATGGAGACCGCAACATCATCTACAGGCACTGCACGATATATGCaacaataaataatatttaaaaaatttattttttagtccATGTGTTTTTAATGTTTATATTCTTGAATCTTccataaattattttgttatcaTGTCCAGAATTATTATTTTCGGACACATTAAAGAATTATTTGATATGAATAGAATATGTGGTATATATATACCCCACAgtcctttttgttttcttgttttttctttattcttttattttataataattcttAGATTTTTATCTTTTTAGAATGAATTCTGAACATGTATATTCaaatatattttctttattttttttattttgtttttatctccctTTGTATATATTTGTTCTCCTAATTGAAGATTTATTTTGTTTTCATTTTATAAAGTGCTTGGTTGTGATATTTTGTTATTAGATGAGAGTGCAATATAATGTGTAAATTTTTTATCTAGTAGAATGTAAAATTCAAAGGTCATTAGATTAAACCCGTAAAAAGATTATGAAGTCAAACAATAGCAGTAGATCGCCATTGAAAGGAGCATACTTTTCAtggattgaccaagtcaaatggtCAATTAATATGATCGAACCCATCAAATTAAGATAATAACTATTATTACTTATACAAGTAATTTATGTTAAATTTATTTATGCTACATTATAGTAAAATTATAAAACGTAGttgaaatttgtattttatttctaattaatgaaatatattttcTTTTGGGAAAAAAAAGTTAagagaggaagcttaggaaaaatcTATGGCATATTTACTTGTGAAATAgtttttagttttttattttttaaaaaatcagattttttATTGTTTCAAAAACTAGAAAAAGAATATGAAAATGCATTCATCTGTAAATAAATTTTGTcatcataataaatattttttaaaataattatgtaattttattataaaaattatattataagtgtagttatagaaaaaaaattatttttcattttggtTTCACCTATTTTTCACTTCAGGGTATGTGATTTTTTTTGTGATAAAGTGGTACCCTGAGATTTTGCATTGTTAGTAAATAACGATTTTTTATCTTCTCTCTGTCAAAAGATGCTGGCGTGGATCAGGTGCTTATGTAGAAGAAAATTTTGctaacataaaattaaaaaaaaaaagtgaaaattaaaaaaaaaatattttgtggTTTCGTTATTTTTTTACGTTATGACAAAGTTAT includes:
- the LOC110673709 gene encoding bifunctional dTDP-4-dehydrorhamnose 3,5-epimerase/dTDP-4-dehydrorhamnose reductase-like — translated: MAAEVPKTNTSEGQKPPLKFLIYGGTGWIGGMLGKLCEKQGIPFSYGKGRLENRSEILDDIQAVSPTHVFNAAGVTGRPNVDWCEFHKLETIRSNVVGALTLADVCKQHNLLMINYTSGCIFYYDDSHPLGSGIGFTEEEISNYSGSFFSLTKAMVDVLMREYDNVCNLRLRMPISSDLDNPRNFIFKIRAYKRVVNIPNSMSILDELIPISIEMAKKNLTGIWNFTNPGVVSHNEILEMYKIYVDPNFKWVNFTVEEQAKVIVASRCNNQLDASKLKKEFPEILHIKDSLIKYVFEPNKKT